GAACACGACTTTGGAATCATCTCATCATTGAGGGGGACTAGTCTTTAGTGATACGTGGCTATCCATCTACCTATTCTGACTGCCCTAGGAAGCTAGTTCTTCTGATTAGGCAAGCCAGAGCTTTTTGTAACCAGGAGAATAGCTCATTTCTTTGCAACCTAGAACCACTTTTTTCTTAGTAGATGCTCTAGCTCGTGAAGGGGTTGGGGGAGAGTATACATATGGAGGGCCATATCCAATTATGCAGGTAATAGAGTCCTAGTAGGGTGAGTTCTGTAGAGGGCCCAGGATGGGcaatttttggatttgataCGTTGTTGTGAGCTTTTGTACATCTCACAAAAGATGTACAACTCTCTTTTGGATTCTAGTGCAATATAATTTTGTTAAttcatccccctcccccccccccccccaaaaaaaaaaaaaaaaaaaaaaaaaagacttttgcCAAGGAGAGAAGCTGAGAACCTCATATGTGGTGCAAGCCCAACAGACCTCAATGGATCTAAGCTTCTTAGGCTGCACCTTAAGCCTCATGTCTTTTTCATGGCCATGGTAGGAGTTGGTCATCTAATTTAGTCATATTTTATTACCATATCATTAAATATATGCAGCATATGGTCTGATATTTCTCATTGCTGCAGATCTTATACCAACATGACAATGAAGTTTGGTTTGTGCAATTTTCAAATAATGGGGAATATttagcatcatcatcaagtgaTTGCACGGCTATCATATGGAAGGTATGGAACAAATCTGATATCTTATGGCAATATGCGCTAAACAAGGAGTAAAAACATtttcttgctctctcttctctctatcactttcttcctcctcctttgggTGCTTTGCTTATCCAAGGATGTTAGTGGGTGAAGATAGGATTGTCCAAACTTACATTATTAACCATCAATACTCACTAAATTTACCTCATTAGCAAATTTGGCATCTTTGAAGGACTATGTCTAATGTTGCCTTTTCGGTGTAACATAAGAATTTTAACATGtaatagaagaaaataggcTTTAGTATGTCTGCAATTAGCCCTTGCTTCCAAAGCTTAACCTACTTCCATCTCCATGTGATGCCATTCTGATTTCAATCTCTGTATACCAATTTAGTAAATTGTCATCCTTGAATAATTTCTAACATTGCCTTTTTCCGTATCATGTTCAAAGATCAATCTATTATGTTAAACCTGCTTCCATCTCCATGTGATGTCATACCATGTAATGCTTCCATTTTCTTGTTATGATTTGGGGTATTAAGTAACACTCATGAACCTTGAGCTTGTGAGCTGACATCTTTAAAGTGCCACGTTTCatattttcttattccttgTATTTGTAGGACATTTTCTTATAGATTTTTCACGTGCCCATTCCCATAGATGTTGTGTAGGATACATGTGTGGTCATGTCCTGATGCAACTTGGACATGGCTATGCACATGCCCTATGTTACATGGGTTCAGGTACATAGGATGTGGAAGATTGTAACAGAATATTCACAATCAGCTAGCTCCCAAACTTGCTCTTCTTTCCATGTTATGCCAATGCAGGTTAGGCTTGACTACATTATCCCTCCACATGGGAGACTAGGAGAGGTCAACTAGCTGAGAATAGAAATACGCTTTGCACAGACACTGAAATCCTGAATATTTTGTGGGATTATTCTGCCAGGTATTGGAAGAAGGTGGCATATCATTGAAACACACTCTGCGCAGCCACCAAAATCCTGTTTCTTTTGTGGCATGGAGCCCTGATGACACAATGTTGCTGACATGCGGCAATGGAGAAGTGCTCAAGCTATGGGATGTGGAGACAGGCACATGTAAGCATACATTTGGTGAACGGAGCCCCATTGTGAGCTCATGTGCATGGTTTCCTGACTCAAAGCGGGTGGTTTGTGGCAGCTCTGATCCTGACAAGTGCATCTACATGTGGGATCTTGAAGGCAATGAGCTTGAGGCATGGAGAGGGACAAGGGTACCCAAGGTCTTGGACCTTGCTGTGACACCAGATGGTCAACATCTGATCAGTGTCTTTTCTGAGAAAGAAATCCGGATATATAACTTCAAGACAAAATCTGAGCAGATCATTGCAGAGGAGCACACTATTACATCTCTTTCAGTTTCCAGAGATAGTGAACTTCTGATAGTCAATCTTAACAGCCAAGAGATCCATATGTGGGATGTTGCTAGGACATCGGACAAGCCATTGAAGTATATGGGTCACAAGCAAGGGAGGTATGTGATCCGGTCTTGCTTTGGTGGGTCAAATTGCAGGTTCATCGCCAGTGGTAGTGAGAATTCACAGGTAACCTCTGCTTTGAGACTCTTTAATTTTAGCATTGTATTTGATGATATCTACATTAAGAGAAAGGAGGTCTCTTGTACAATTTAATTTGTGAGGTGTAGGAACTTCTTCTCAATCTTAGCTTTTCTAAATagtaaaaaccccaaaaaatgaaaagaaaaatgatttttttttgcttttttgggcttcatCTGCTTATTTGCTTTGCTGCGgatatcttgggaggcaggcaTCCTATATGATTTGAACATTAGATCTTTCAAGCATccatcttcccccccccccccccccccccccccccctctctcctccTCGCATCAGCCTCTTCTTTTTGACAACCTACTGAACTTATATTGCTAAGCCTTAGGTGGTTGTTGAGAGACATGGTTTTATTTTGCTTATGTTTCATTTACATGTATTAATATTGTCCCTGTATGGAATGTTGCTGAAACATACAGAATGATGCATAGATATGTAGTTATTTATGCATGCATTGTAAGATTATTGGTTTATGCGTTTTTATGCATATTAAGGTTACTATTTTATTCGTGTTGTGTTGCTGAGACGGAGATGTAGTTATTTATTCATCATGTTAAGATTGCCAGTTTGTTCAGTGTTCAGCATGCAATATGATCCGTAGAGTTATTTGTGCAGCTTCCATGTACCATGTGGGTGTGACTCATTGCTCATGTATTCTTGAGTGTGTACTGATGTAGTCAGTTTGGTGATGGAACAACCGTAGTAGCAAATTAGTTCCTTGGAGTGTTTGGGCTGGGGATTGCAGAtttcttcctcccccccccccaccacaaaaagcaaaaaaagaaaaaaaaagaaagactttTTTCCATCTTATCTTGTGAGGAAGTCTGGGGGGAACTGGAGAAGTAGAAATTCAAAATCGAGTGCCTTCTAGATTCCTTTGAATTAGAAGAAGTTTTTTTACCAGAACTCTCAAATAAATATGTCATTGACTTTGAAAATCAGATATTATGTAGAATGGTACAACTGCACTGGTCTGGATTCCATTTACTCGATTCCATGTGTATATCTCGGCTAAATGCAGGATTTTCATTTCACCTTGATATTTGTATCATCTATGCATGCCTCGGTGCATTTGTTGACCTTTATAGTTCTAAGTACATGTCAATGGCAGGTTTACATCTGGAGCCGGAAAAGCAGCAAGCCAATCGAGATATTATCAGGCCATTCATCAACCGTAAATTGTGTTAGCTGGAACCCAGTAAGGCCTCAAATGTTGGCATCGGCTAGTGATGATCAGACCATCCGGATATGGGGACCAAGCAGAAAGAAGGAAAACATTGAGATATCAGAGACATGAAACAGAACCCATTTCATGAACCACAGCTGTGTAGATAGTGTAACGATTTTTGAGTAGGGTCTTGCTagtctttttttgtttctgacTCGTTCCATCATGGCATATTCTTTCATGTACTTGTAAATTTTAGGTTTCCTCCTTTCCGTCCCAAATTTTGATATGGTTTTGTAAATcctgtttctattttagtgacCTGGCCCATTTTTCAGGGTCTTCCTTTCTATTTTGAATATGCTGATATGTATGTTTCATGTTTTATTGAAAGATGCTTTCAATCTAATAAAATTGCATCCCGGACCCATTAACATATTTCTTTGAAAAAGTATGACCAAGTGATGGGGGATACAGTAAAGTTTGTCAACCAATTGATTCTGGATTTACATTCAAGCCCTGCAAGTTCAAGTCAAAAGCTTTTATGGTTTTCAACTCTAGAAGCTTTGGGTTGCCAGAATGGACCAAAATAACTACAACAAagccaaaaatatatatagtgaAAGAAAGGAAGTCAGTATTCAGTGGTTCTGATCTGGTTTGCCCCTCACATTCGAGAGAGAAACTTGAAAAGCTTGTTTTTCCACTTACAAACAtggttggaaaatcaggttttctagCTTGACTCGTCTTCtagaaaaacctggtgacttAGCCTTGTCAAACCCAATCAAGGTGAGTcacatttttcttatttttttaatgcaataatatgtataaaatagtacagaaaaaatatgggaaactagaaaagttaaaaaaaaaaagaaaaaagaatcacatttcAATGCATTTACATTGAACAAGAGAGGGGAGTcaaggagttgagggtttcttactatTTCAGAATACAGATTTagtattttactcaactcaatttCTAAGTGACTCGGCTTCatagttttttaaaaatgacTAAACTTGCCAAGTCTGTGCTGGCTTCAATAAAAATATTGGGTCTTATTTGACTCGAACGATTAATGACCGAGTCTCGTCAATTTTTACCTTGACCTAGCCTACACGACTTTTAACCCTTTCCAAAATTTAGACTCGACTTGGTCCATTCAAAACccggttttccaactatgtttACAAATGACAAGCCCAGTTAAAAGTATCCCCAAAAAGCTAATTCCAAGGGACTTGAATTGAGCCATGCTTGTTGGTGGCACCTCAGTCCAGGTTATTTTATAGCATAAGGCATCGATTTCGGAGTGGAATTCAGATCCTAACGGGAGtcattttggattttcttaatTAGGAATTTGTTCAGAGGATAACAAAGATGGCTACGGCCGAAGGGAGGAGCTTTTTAAAGATGGAAAACTTCTGCTGCAGCTATTGTAAATGAGGGATCATGAAGGAAAATGAAGCCATGGTTGAAACTAATCTCTCACTAGAGAAGAAGTGGGTTTCAAAATAGGTTCTAGATccaaaatctattccaagaatacatatcaaacacagtCTTAAGTCCCATTCCTTAGATAGATCTAGTGTGAATGTGATTGATGTTGGGATTTTATTCCTTCTCATATTCAGAGATTATCTATAAGGGGATATCTCCCGTTTGTAATTCCTTTATAAGTAATAAAATTGTTTCTTGAGAAAATTACGGTTCACAAATTTCATTGCAGTTAAGttggatatttttttattattatttaagatTCCTCTTGAACTCGTAGTACAATTCTATAGAATTCATTTTTTTACACCTCAATCATTTTTTACTTGCTGAAACGCTTGGTCataggttcaagtcctggaaacagtctctctggaaataggggtaaggttgcgtacatttgaccctccctagaccttGCTAAACGCGGGATCTTTATCACCCCCAGTACtaggggcgataattttccgctaaacacgggagccttgtgcattggggtTGCTTTGTAGGCAATctaaattttcttattttgcttctataaaaaaattatctttttttttgtacatcTATTTTTCACTTTGAAAATGTTTCataatatcaaatttggaaaTAAAACCCTATTGAAGAAAATGTAGGATATTTGATATCTCATGATGGTGGGTTGGGGCAAAATTAGTATTTAAAATATGGTAAAAGACTGGGTATGTTAGCGGTATACTGTACGTTGACACcctatgtgtctctctctcttcctccctatGACAAGTAAGGAGTAATTTcaaaagaggggaagagagagatagacacatagggtgttAGCATACAGTATACTAttagcatacccatccctctccctttaaatttttttaaggtgAAAAATAGTAGTAGAAAGAATGGCATCCAAGTGGAATGAATGAGAGATGTAAATAGAAGAATTGTGACATTGAATTAATTGTATAAAATTGTAATGAAAATTCACCAGACACTTGAGAAACTTATAatgaaagaaggggaaaaggaaGCATGTGCCACCTTAGTGCTTATTCTAATATATCATTCTTACATAATAAAGAATGGAACCCACACTAACACACTCTCATATTCTAACTATGTTGGTCACCATTCTCTAAACCTCAATATTGGTGTGTACTGTGATGATTCTTTCTTTTCACTGGCATCATGAGAAACCCTTcctcataaaaaaattaacagtCCGGCTAGCCACGAGGGAATAAGAGGGGGAAAATAGTTCAACTAAATTCATTGAGGTTTGATCGAAACGAAatcatttttaatatttattctCATTTGATCAATGCAAATGTCTCTATATTAGAGGACGGCAATATATTGTAAGCCAATATAGTTTTTTTAACTGATGACaagaaaataatttataaatttGCTGCCTTATATAACTTCTTACATATATTAGCATTCCAACTTTTTGAATCATACCTAATAAGAAATCttatttttgctttattttaattttaataaaaaaaataatccagTCAAATGATGGCTTTGCTGTCCTCATTAATGCTAACTTCTTCATTGATCAAGatacctctattttttttttaattttatttggcAATATGTGATTGtcaataaatgaaaaatgaaaaaaacccaTAATAAGACAGAAATTATGATGACACAATGATTAAtttatgtatctatctctcttcaaattaaaaaaaaatatatatatgttttcttttcttttttatcaatTTCTCGCCAAACAAACACAATATGAGGCATattaaataagaagaa
The sequence above is a segment of the Telopea speciosissima isolate NSW1024214 ecotype Mountain lineage chromosome 7, Tspe_v1, whole genome shotgun sequence genome. Coding sequences within it:
- the LOC122669220 gene encoding WD repeat-containing protein WDS homolog isoform X2, producing MPMENSPLLLGPKGLIKKHEFVRVIIQCLYSLGYKKSASQLESESGISYKSSEFMLLESQILNANWNDCITTLVALEDLVEEIRASASFLIFRQCILECLNRGDDFSALALLRKHISALGADSDKVYKLVSSIISSEMELGSMDDSHIRESRWRLLDELERLLPPPIAVPERRLEQLVEMTLTAQMDSCIYHNSSDAISLYEDHCCGRDQVPTETVQILYQHDNEVWFVQFSNNGEYLASSSSDCTAIIWKVWEEGGISLKHTLRSHQNPVSFVAWSPDDTMLLTCGNGEVLKLWDVETGTCKHTFGERSPIVSSCAWFPDSKRVVCGSSDPDKCIYMWDLEGNELEAWRGTRVPKVLDLAVTPDGQHLISVFSEKEIRIYNFKTKSEQIIAEEHTITSLSVSRDSELLIVNLNSQEIHMWDVARTSDKPLKYMGHKQGRYVIRSCFGGSNCRFIASGSENSQVYIWSRKSSKPIEILSGHSSTVNCVSWNPVRPQMLASASDDQTIRIWGPSRKKENIEISET
- the LOC122669220 gene encoding WD repeat-containing protein WDS homolog isoform X1, with translation MPMENSPLLLGPKGLIKKHEFVRVIIQCLYSLGYKKSASQLESESGISYKSSEFMLLESQILNANWNDCITTLVALEDLVEEIRASASFLIFRQCILECLNRGDDFSALALLRKHISALGADSDKVYKLVSSIISSEMELGSMDDSHIRESRWRLLDELERLLPPPIAVPERRLEQLVEMTLTAQMDSCIYHNSSDAISLYEDHCCGRDQVPTETVQILYQHDNEVWFVQFSNNGEYLASSSSDCTAIIWKVLEEGGISLKHTLRSHQNPVSFVAWSPDDTMLLTCGNGEVLKLWDVETGTCKHTFGERSPIVSSCAWFPDSKRVVCGSSDPDKCIYMWDLEGNELEAWRGTRVPKVLDLAVTPDGQHLISVFSEKEIRIYNFKTKSEQIIAEEHTITSLSVSRDSELLIVNLNSQEIHMWDVARTSDKPLKYMGHKQGRYVIRSCFGGSNCRFIASGSENSQVYIWSRKSSKPIEILSGHSSTVNCVSWNPVRPQMLASASDDQTIRIWGPSRKKENIEISET